The region ctctctctctctctctctctctctctctctctctctctctctctcaagtgtcCTGCTGTAtggcccagactagcctcaaactacCATTCCCATCCCCGGAAGCCCCAGAGTCCcagctctcaagtgctgagattccaagTGAGTGCCACTGTGTATGACTCACATTATGAGTTTAGGATTGATTCTTGTCACAAACTTAGGAGTTTGAGTATTGGACTTCTTTAAATGTTGCTTCCTCTCCCAACATTTGATTATAAGGATGTCAAACATATGGAAAACCTGGGGAAATTGTACAGTAATTGTCATAAAGCTGCCACGTAGATGATCACAGATTTTGAGTGTGATACTTGCTTAGCTGCTTACCTCTGCATCTGTCCACGTCAGAACCACCTTTTTAATGCATTCTCAAGGAAGTTGAAAACATAGGCACAAATATCATGAATTAGACCTCCGTGtttaggtttggtttgttttcctttgaaattctgaaaataaaatccagGGTTTTTcccaagtttatttttttttaaatgctgtatcAACAAACTATATCCTGAATCCAGGGTtcaactttttaattaattaacctaTTAATTATTCCTTAAATCTCAGGGCATGTTTATTCTGGGtcttttaagagatttttaattATACGTAGGCAAGAGTAGGAGGTATATGTTCATGTATGCCAGAGCCGacgaagccagaagagggcattaggtctTCTGGAGTTAGTGTTAACAGCTTGTTAGgtacccagtgtgggtgctggggactgagcttgggtcctctgcaagagcagtgcatgctcttaaccactgagccacctctccagccctgctcacTTGCTCTCATGgacatgggtgttttgtttgcatgtacatgtgtacagttcgcagagaccagaagaaggctccagatcccctggcactggaattAACAGTTGGGAGCCTCCAagttggtgctgagaaccaaacctaggtcctgaAGCACAGCCAgcgttcttaactgctaaaccaccTCTCTAGCACCtcagtttatctttttttttttctttttttttggagctggggactgaacccagggccttgcacttgctaggcaagcgctctaccactgggctaaatccccaaccctcagtttATCTTTTTAGTTTTGCCGTTTGTgcccttgttgtttgttttgggttttgggggaacatgtttgatttttgttgttgtttgagtttataagatctattttatttgtgtgtgtatgtgtgtgtgtgtagggtagaAGAAGAAGGCATTGCATCCCTTGGAGCTCAAATTACAGATATTGTGTGGGGCTCCCCCTGCTTATTGTGTGAGTGAGTGACGGGATCCATCTCTTGTACTCTCTCTTGAATAAtgagtgatctttttttttttttttttttttttttttttttttttttttttttcggagctggggaccgaacccagggccttgtggttgctaggcaagcgctctaccactgagccaaatccccaaccccaataatgaGTGATCTTAACCCCTGGACCACCTTCCCAGCTGAACTTGTTTCTTCCGTGATTTGAGCTTCTGAACCTTCTGCCTCCACCACCTGAGTTTTAGGAATGCAGGATGCACCATCACACTCAGTTTGGTAGcagggatcaaagtcaggacCTTGGGATGCTAGACAAGCCTTCTACTAACTTGTTCTATTGCCCGCcctataatatttctttttttagagtaAATGTTGTATACACTAAAATGTACACTTACATGTTCAACGCTGTGGTCTGACAAGTGCATTCACCCTTCCCACCCATACtcctcagtatttttattttgtttttgtttttttagagagCATCTCCCTACATGTATCCAGATTGATCTATTCTCAGTTTCCCAGgtactggggttataggcataaCCAAGCATGCCTGGTgtctccctttatttttttttttttttttttggtaaccatttatttttagatctatttattttacacacacacacacacacacacacacacacacacacacacacacacacacacacacatcgcaaATGTCTTGCCTGTACCATATGCAATGCCTATGcccacagagctcagaagagggcattggattctctgagactgaagttacagatggttatgagtttccatgtgggtgctgggaatcaaatctggtcTTCTACAAAAGAAACacgcgcttttttttttttttttttttttttttttttttttttttttcggagctggggatcgaacccaggggccttgtgcttcctaggcaagcgctctaccactgagctaaatccccaacccaaacacGCTTTTAAAACAGAGTCTACTCTTCAGACCTAGGGATACATATATTGACTGAAATAAATCCTTGATCAAGAGAGGTAATGGCGGTGCAGGGCGGAGGGGCTCGCAGTTAGAgatttgctcttgcagaggacccaggttcagttcccagcacccacatggtggctcacagctctaATTCCGGCTCACAGCTCTAATTCCAGCTATAGAGTATCTGATGTCCTCTTGTGACCTcagtgggcaccagacacacatggtgcacatacatgcctgcaggcaaacactcataaaatagaacacataaaataaaatgaaactttaaaaaggtattttagTAAAGTGCCTGCTTTCAAACATGAGACTCTGGGTCtggatccccaacacccatgaAACACCAGagatctgtaaccccagcactggtaggaggtgggaaggaacaaGCAGATGGATTCCTGGAACTCCTTGGCTGGCTGGTGTGGCTGAATCAGTGAGCGCCCAGGTCCAGcgagggccagcgagatggctcagtgggtaagacacTTGTTGCCAAATCAGATgaccacatggtaggagagaatttACTCCTTCGACTTCTtgtctgacctctacacacatgcccTGATGCTTGGATGTacacgtgcacgcacatgcacgcgcacacacgcacacacagagagagagagagagagagagagagagagagagagagagagaatataaatacagttttgttgtcgtaaataaataaaaataaagtaaaagtaaaaatgtataaacgaaaaccgggggtggaatgttttccctcagggtgtttttccctgctagggttccacacctcgcttccccagatatcttctggatatcttggcagaaacacaacccagccacacactttcttatactgagactcttacacaaaagagcatacaactggtgtttttaccctgctagggttccacacctcagtgccccagatatctgctggatatcttggcataaactcagcccagccacacttacttaaattgagactctttcttaaaaaaaaaacacactcatttagcattaaagcaatccagcgtctagatttggcagatccacattacactgtcctaatcccagttcccaaattactcatcccttgcaccttttatttaccaagtctccagcttcttctcccccctggtacctctaactcctctcagttccccatcgtctctccaacccccccttcctcctggcttccttcttcccccctcctccctcaactgtcaatcctcaccccctcctgctcaggttccactcgctcaactgtctccaactgtcaactgtcaacctaacctctgaatctaatccccctctcactcccaactcctacctctgcccaaatctcacgctcttgcctttatttaacaaattcagagaaaaccccaaggcaaaccacaacacagttTTATTGGAACttctgtgtggaccaggctgacctcaaactctgctCCCaggtattgggattaaaggcttatttggcaataaatgttattttaaaattacaaacgtatatcacacatatttaaaaaacacatacatggggttggggatttagctcagtggtagagcacttgcctagcaagcgcaaggccctgggttcagtccccagctccgaaaaaaaagaaaaaagaaaaagaaaaagaaaaaaaaaaccaaccaaacaaaaaaaacacatacatacacagaagaaAGTTGGTGGCTATAGAATCAGAGCTCACACAGACTGAAACACAGACTGAAAATAACTTGCTTTCTGAAACATTACTTTTTCTCAGTTTTAGTACAGTGTGTGGCCTCCAGACATGTCAAAGAATCTTTTCAGAAGACCCTTAGCTGAAGATTTCTCTGCAGTATTTAGAAGCCTGCTATCTAATAGTAACCAATTCCTTTTGTAAAGGAATTACaaaatcctttttaaagaaatgataaaatggaTGTATTAGGAAGGCAGATTTCTGTTATGTCCCATAAAATAGCCAGGACGCATGGAACCCTGCGAGGTAGAACATGGTTCTGTTCTGTTCACATCTGTGCCTTGCACATTTAGGCTCCTCTGTGCATTCATTTCCTATCAGACTCACCCGCTTACGTGGGCGCTCCTCACTGTCTGACATGACAGACACTCTGGCGCCTCACTCTTTCTTTCCTGCAATTTAAGGTGTCTGCACAGGCTAAGGAACTGATTTAAAAAGACAGCCGTGCATGATTTATATCTCATTTATATCCCCTGCTGTAGAATGTTTTTTGAACTGCAAGGATGTGGGAACCTGTGCActttacatttctttcagacTGGAAGACCAGGCCTGACATCAAATCGTGGAGTTCCCAGCAGGGCATATCTGAAGTATCCCACAGTGCAAATGTTTGGTCGCACGCGACATTCGGAGATATCTGGGGTGTCAATACCCAGAGGCACCAGGAGAGTTGGAGAAGACGTCTTGGGCCAGAGGCATCTTCCCAGAAGAAAATAACCGCTCTGGAGAAAATAGCTGAGCAAAATAAGTTTGGTGAGGACTCAGGTTTGAGCACAGACTTGGTTCCACAATTGGACATTTCTTCAAGCATAAGGCCCAGCGAATGTAAGACATTTGGAAATAATTTGGAACACAATTCAGAATTAATTACTCAGAGTGGTATCCCTGCTAAAAAGAAGCCTTACAAGTGTGATAAATGTAGGAAGTCATTTATTCATAGATCATCACTCAATAAACATGAGAAAATTCATAAAGACGATGCTTATTCCAATGGTACGGATCAAGGAGTTCCTTCTGGAAGGAAACATCACGAGTGCACTGACTGTGGGAAAACTTTCCTGTGGAGAACACAGCTTACTGAGCATCAGAGAATTCACACTGGGGAGAAACCCTTCGAGTGTAATGTGTGTGGAAAGGCCTTCAGGCACAGCTCATCCCTTGGTCAGCATGAAAATGCACATACAGGGGAGAAACCTTATCAGTGTAGTCTCTGTGGAAAAGCCTTCCAGCGCAGTTCATCTCTTGTTCAGCACCAGAGAATCCACACTGGAGAAAAACCCTATCGGTGTAACCTCTGTGGGAGGTCATTCAGGCACAGTACATCCCTTACTCAACATGAGGTCACACATAGCGGAGAGAAACCCTTCCAATGTAAggaatgtgggaaagcctttagTAGATGTTCTTCCCTTGTTCAACATGAGAGGActcatacaggagagaagcctttTGAATGTAGCATATGTGGAAGGGCGTTTGGTCAGAGCCCATCCCTTTATAAGCATATGAGGATTCATAAGAGAAGCAAACCTTACCAAAGTAACAACTTCAGCATAACTTTTGAGCCTAACATTCCTCTCACTCAAGGTGAAAGTGCGCTCACTGACGTAAAGTCATACCATTGTATTGACTGTGGGAAAGACTTCAGTCACATCACAGACTTCACTGAGCATCAGAGGATCCATGCTGGAGAGAATTCCTATGACTCTGAACAGGCCCTTCGTCAGCAGTCCCTGTCTCATCCCCGAGAGAAACCCTATCAATGCAACGTATGCGGGAAAGCTTTTAAAAGGAGTACGAGTTTTATAGAGCATCatagaattcatactggagaaaaaccctatgaatgtaatgaGTGTGGAGAAGCCTTCAGTCGACTCTCGTCACTGACGCAACATGAGAGAacccacactggagagaaaccatacGAATGTATTGACTGCGGGAAAGCCTTCAGTCAAAGTTCATCCCTTATTCAGCATGAAAgaactcatactggagagaaaccctatgaatgtagtGAATGTGGCCGTGCCTTTAGAAAGAAAACCAATCTGCATgatcatcagagaattcatactggagaaaagCCCTATGCTTGTAAGGAATGTGGGAAAAACTTCAGCAGGAGCTCAGCCCTTACTAAACACCACAGAATTCATTCACGAAATAAACTGTAGGAGAGCAAAAAACGACAGGATGGGTAGGAAACACTGTCTAAAATCTGGTTCCAACCCAGTTTCTGAGAAAGTCTGAGAATGTAATTATGTGTTCATACACTGTGTATGGAGAAAACGGTGCCactagacagatttttttttttaaataaaagccatTCTTTCATACCTGATTACAGGCCTCTTGTAGAACTACATACTACATATGTATTCGCTTGGAAATGATGTGACCTCACTTTTGAATATATGTGTGCAGAATCACTAAGTTTTGACAGCTTGATACATAAATCCTATTGTTCACAaccttaaaagaaaggaagacaccTTATAGTATGGCCAAAGCCCATTTTAAACACTGACAACAGTTTCACTTGACTGGAACTCTTGTGTGACGCTTGAAACTGTAGAAATCagttt is a window of Rattus rattus isolate New Zealand chromosome 17, Rrattus_CSIRO_v1, whole genome shotgun sequence DNA encoding:
- the Zfp90 gene encoding zinc finger protein 90 homolog, whose protein sequence is MWEPVHFTFLSDWKTRPDIKSWSSQQGISEVSHSANVWSHATFGDIWGVNTQRHQESWRRRLGPEASSQKKITALEKIAEQNKFGEDSGLSTDLVPQLDISSSIRPSECKTFGNNLEHNSELITQSGIPAKKKPYKCDKCRKSFIHRSSLNKHEKIHKDDAYSNGTDQGVPSGRKHHECTDCGKTFLWRTQLTEHQRIHTGEKPFECNVCGKAFRHSSSLGQHENAHTGEKPYQCSLCGKAFQRSSSLVQHQRIHTGEKPYRCNLCGRSFRHSTSLTQHEVTHSGEKPFQCKECGKAFSRCSSLVQHERTHTGEKPFECSICGRAFGQSPSLYKHMRIHKRSKPYQSNNFSITFEPNIPLTQGESALTDVKSYHCIDCGKDFSHITDFTEHQRIHAGENSYDSEQALRQQSLSHPREKPYQCNVCGKAFKRSTSFIEHHRIHTGEKPYECNECGEAFSRLSSLTQHERTHTGEKPYECIDCGKAFSQSSSLIQHERTHTGEKPYECSECGRAFRKKTNLHDHQRIHTGEKPYACKECGKNFSRSSALTKHHRIHSRNKL